From Geomonas agri, one genomic window encodes:
- a CDS encoding DUF1540 domain-containing protein encodes MEEKQMVRINSCNVTQCAYNKHNSCHTLAITVGGPGDLCPECDTFMQGSQRGGIIDVQGGIGACKVENCSYNQSLECTAPAVDVGMHESHPDCFTYKPK; translated from the coding sequence ATGGAAGAGAAGCAGATGGTCAGGATCAACTCCTGCAACGTTACGCAGTGCGCCTACAATAAACATAATTCCTGCCACACGCTCGCCATCACGGTGGGGGGACCCGGCGACCTCTGCCCCGAGTGCGATACCTTCATGCAGGGGAGCCAGAGGGGGGGGATCATCGACGTCCAGGGCGGCATCGGCGCCTGCAAGGTGGAGAATTGCAGCTACAACCAGTCCCTTGAGTGCACCGCTCCCGCCGTCGACGTCGGCATGCACGAGTCGCATCCCGACTGCTTCACCTACAAGCCGAAATAG
- a CDS encoding ferritin-like domain-containing protein → MNIFDCAIKIEEETKEYYQGLEAEAMEPEMKVLFSMLAASEEEHQRKLRRLRKRMTAAHLDGLTVNVCRFRPLLSQKELLEETERDPNLYRFAVSNEEQDIRFYEELATAATDETTRKCLLILAEEERRHLQKVTNIYSFVETPKTFLAWSEFSNRQEL, encoded by the coding sequence ATGAACATTTTCGATTGCGCCATAAAGATAGAGGAAGAAACAAAAGAGTACTACCAGGGACTGGAAGCCGAAGCCATGGAACCCGAGATGAAGGTGCTGTTCTCGATGCTTGCCGCTTCCGAAGAGGAACACCAAAGGAAACTGAGAAGACTCAGAAAGAGGATGACGGCGGCCCACCTCGATGGCCTGACCGTCAACGTCTGCAGGTTCAGACCGCTGCTCAGCCAGAAAGAACTGCTGGAGGAAACGGAACGGGACCCGAACCTGTACCGCTTCGCGGTATCCAACGAGGAACAGGACATCCGCTTCTACGAAGAACTGGCAACAGCAGCAACGGACGAGACCACACGCAAGTGTCTGCTCATACTGGCCGAGGAAGAACGGCGCCACCTGCAAAAGGTGACCAACATCTACTCTTTCGTGGAGACGCCGAAAACTTTCCTGGCCTGGAGCGAGTTCAGCAATAGGCAGGAGCTCTAG
- a CDS encoding ferredoxin, with protein MSNQVYVDQQVCIGCGLCVSILPGLFRLNADGVSEVHGQGGADREKIQQAIDSCPVNCIAWR; from the coding sequence ATGTCGAACCAGGTGTACGTTGATCAGCAGGTCTGCATAGGGTGCGGGCTTTGTGTGAGCATCCTCCCGGGGCTGTTCCGGTTGAACGCCGACGGCGTTTCCGAGGTGCACGGCCAAGGGGGCGCGGACAGGGAGAAGATCCAACAAGCCATAGACAGCTGCCCGGTCAACTGTATCGCTTGGCGCTGA
- the hgcB gene encoding mercury methylation ferredoxin HgcB, whose protein sequence is MKGFRYLEGVATLELDGALCIGCGRCVEVCPHQVFCMEGKRAVIVDRDACMECGACALNCPAAALKVDAGVGCASGMIHEWLREKKLPGLNGGGCCG, encoded by the coding sequence ATGAAAGGATTCAGATATCTGGAAGGGGTGGCCACGCTGGAGCTGGACGGGGCGCTGTGCATCGGCTGCGGCAGGTGTGTCGAGGTATGTCCGCACCAGGTCTTTTGCATGGAGGGGAAACGGGCCGTCATAGTGGACCGTGACGCCTGCATGGAGTGCGGCGCCTGTGCGCTCAACTGCCCCGCCGCCGCGCTCAAAGTGGACGCCGGGGTGGGGTGCGCCAGCGGCATGATCCACGAATGGCTCAGGGAGAAGAAGCTTCCCGGCCTCAACGGCGGGGGATGTTGCGGGTAG